DNA from Pecten maximus chromosome 18, xPecMax1.1, whole genome shotgun sequence:
CATCTTTTGACGTCTCTCCTTCTggtttaatttgatatttggcaaAGACGCGATGCATCATGGCCTGTTTGAGGGTTAGTCTTTCAGTAGGGTCATATTCAAGCATCTGATTGATGAGATCAAACAAGTCACGATGATCAGGGTTTTCTGGGTCTCTAAGGTACCGCTGAGGAGAAAAACAAGAACAGGACATTAGTGATGAGATATCAGAAAAATCTTCAATCCTAAGCAAAACATCTTTGTGTCTACAAAATATGTGCATCTGTGAAAGGAGCATATACAACATGTTAAATCAAGCTGAAGATCTGGCCAATTTGTATAGAAGAACATTCACAGAATAATACCGCCTTAGTTTTCTTCTGAACACATGCATCTGCAGAAAGTAAAGTGTCTACTTTTTGACTggtatcatatatttatttttatttttccctCAGTCTAATCCAGacatttaataaaataacaGACTAATATCTATTCCTTTTAATGGGTTAACTATTTTCAAAACTTCTTTTTCTTTCAGTATTAAATTCACTTTACAAACTTTTGCTGTCTGTGTTCATACATTTCAGctttaatataaaatttgagCCGAACTTATCAAGAGGAAGAAATGGATTCCCATTCACAGTATGTAAATCTTGTGTTGTGTTcagaaagaaaattaaatactTTATATGATATCTACCCCAATAAATGTAACTCTACATTACTTCTATAAATAATCGGACCACAAGAACCAGTCATGTTGACCTTTTATTACCtcactaattacaggtaatatTCATAAAAAGATTCGATAAGATTACATCTGTTACAgatttattatgtaaatgtggATTTTCATTGGTCAAAATAGTGTATTATGTCACCAATCTTTTTCTATGTTCTTTGTCAACATGAGAGATAAATATTTTGGTcagactatatatattaatgattatttttacaTCATGTATAATGAAACATCAAGGAAAATACAATCAGGGCATTGGTGATACAAATACTTGTGAAGTAAAAAGGTCCTGAAAGCATTCTTTGTTCCATAGACAAACAAATCAAGAGACAAATTTAGTGTATTCATTTATGTACCAACCTCGCTTTCTGTACCCTATACTATATACCGATGTTGGGTTACAGGTGAGGTACACCCTAGAGTCATGGGTAACTGACCAATCACAGCCAAGGTACACCCTAGAGTCATGGGTAACTGACCAATCACTGCTGAGGTACACCCTAGAGTCATGGGTAACTGACCAATCACAGCCAAGGTACACCCTAGAGTCATGGGTAACTGACCAATCACTGCTGAGGTACACCCTAGAGTCATAGGTAACTGACCAATCACAGCCAAGGTACACCCTAGAGTCATGGGTAACTGACCAATCACAGCCAAGGTACACCCTAGAGTCATGGGTAACTGACCAATCACTGCTGAGGTACACCCTAGGGTCATGGGTAACTGACCAATCACTGCTGAGGTACACCCTAGGGTCATGGGTAGCTGACCAATTACAGCCGCGGTACACCCTAAGGTCATGAATGAATCTGACCAATTACAGCCGAGGTACACCCTAAGGTCATGAATGAATCTGACCAATTACAGCTGAGGTACACCCTAAGGTCATGAATGAATCTGACCAATTACAGCCGAGGTACACCCTAAGGTCATGAATGAATCTGACCAATTACAGCCGAGGTACACCCTAAGGTCATGAATGAATCTGACCAATTACAGCCAAGGTACACCCTAGGGCCTGTGCCCCAGTATCATAGGTAGCTCAAGTACCTTACGCTTCACTGGGTGATTTACCTGGTATCAATTTACCTATTTTTGgagaattttatatttaataactTTGGCCAGATTCTCTTGTCACTTCTATGACAATAAATAGACAGTatgtttataaacaatacataaaaagAGCACCCATGTTTATTTACAGAATGCTTCTTTGTAAATACTTTAGGTGAATTACATGTTGACTACACACTACCATGATGATTTTCTCCTAAATAATGTAGAGGAGGTAATTCTTAATAGCTGTCACACAGGAGAATTCAATTACCAGAAACatttgtaaccctggtaaatacttgACGCAATATACCATatggctagagagatcttctttttagcttgatcggttgagtgtaagactTGTAAGCCAGAGGTTCCGGGGGTCAATCCAAAGCCAAGGCAGtgattgaaatttaatttagagagatcttctctttagtatgatcggttgagcataagactagtaagccagaggtcccaggttatgaaaccctggtaaatactagccgcaatatactaTTTGgttagagagatcttctctttagcttgatcagttgagcgtaagactaatAAGCCAGAGGTTCCGGGGGCAATCTCAAGCCAAGGCAGtgattgaaatttaatttatcatgcgtTTTGTTACAATGGCACCAACGTAGAGACTCAGAAATAGATCCCcagcagaggcagtgattttAATTCTATTAATCATGCACTCTATATTACACTTTGGATTAAACATGAGACTTTAATAGTCAGAAACTAACATGAGACTTTAGTAGTCGGAAAATTTGCATTTAACACTAGACAATGCAGGTGTAAAATAGTTTCACATACTTGTCTATACTCtttgtaaacaaatcaaactcATCCAAGACAAATCACACAAGACTCTGTATAACAATTGTTGTACACTTTAATAGTTTATTTAAACTATtgcatatttcaaaataaaattgatcaTAATTGTAATTAATGAGTCTGCAGGCTCaagaaatttgtttgtttttaaaaaactaTTGATTTTCAAATCGTGAGCTGTATGTTTTCAATGAAATCAGGAGCTGTATTCACTCAATATGTTCCACAAACTTAACATGTTTATTAAATTTGTTGTCCAAAATGTCAGCTAGACATCTTTGATTTATCTTCATACCAAgttatgtatatgtagtttaGTATTTAAATACCTTGTATACAGTCATCCTATTCTTTCAGGATCTGTACTGAGTGTCAAAATACTGCCAACAATAAAATACTCCATGCTGTTTAATACAATCTGATAAACAAGCCATTCCAGACAGCCAAAAACATCAACAACTCTCCCAGTCACTCCAAACTCACTAAATAGTCATCCAAGTCATTGCAGGCAATCGAAACAGGCAAGTGTTAACAGAATGGCGGTATGTCTTTCCCACCTCTTCATcatattaaatataatgttttctTGTTGACTAAGTATTTTTTCCACTTCCTTTACCTAACTAATTTTCCTGGATACATTCACCATAATAAACCTATTTTAGTAATGACCTCTAGTTGTCGAGGTCATGAACTctcaaccaaaccaaacttcaCAATTCCTTATTGTATAGAACATAACTTTACCACATCAAACCCTACACTATCTACTAGGATTTCATTAAGAGTTCATTTGACACAATCCTAACTATCTGAATATTTTTTCCTTCCAATTTTGTCACCACATGCTGAACCAATGTTGAGGACAATTTTTTGGTTCCTCCATGCACTTTATACAATACATACGTATATCAACCATGCTTCTTTTAACatgatttgttttttgttcCATTATCTTGTTTAGCTTAACCTGAGTGAGCAATTTTAACTATGCGAATGATTTTCTACGTTCATGGACTAAAGAATATTTCTGTATTAAGCTCCCTgatcaaaatgtacaaaatgtttTGTCAATTCACTTATCACACCATGATCTACCAATGTGAAGTAACATCCGTGTTTTCCTTATCACACCATGCTCTAACAGTAAGTAACATCTATCCTTTTGCCAAAACATGCTCTACCTATGTAAGTAATATCTTTTCTGATTTCTAacatatgttatacatgtacaagtaataTCATCTCCATTCCCTTACAGCCCCATGCTCTACCTCTGCAAGTAACATCTCCATTCCCTTACCACCCATGCTTTACCTATGTTAGTAACATCTTCATTCCCTTATCGCACCATGCTCTACCTATGCAAGTAGCATCACCGTTGCCATGCTGAACCTGTTTGAATAATCTATATGTTCATGCTCACAGCAAAGCTAAGTAAAGTAAAATATCCACCTTCTATACAATTGGTCACTGTCATACAGTCTCTGTCCCGTTGGATGGATTTGATTGCTGTCCTCCATCCGATGCTTGAGCTGCAAAGACCGGATCACGTTCAACTGTGTTATCACAACTAGCAGGCAATATGGCCGACACACAATTGATAGCGCCGTCTATACCCGAATGCTCACTCCCTGAATTAGTCCTACGAATATTCTGAACGGAATCTGCAAAAGTGGGAGAATTTAGGTCACTCGTCACAGGACTGGTCGGAGCCTTCCCTGTGAATATACTGCTAACAGCAATCCCAGAAGGCAGAGGAGAAGCATGAACCCGAGACGGCTCGTGTAACACCAATTTGTTTTCCTTAGCATTGGGGTCAGGATCAGGGTCGAGGCCCACTTCAGATAAAAAACACTgttctgatgatgatgatggtgccTGTTTCTTGCTTCGTTTCCTGTGTCCACGTTTGGTGGCAATTTTCTTCTGTGCTTTTTTCTGGGCCTCCTCAACCTTTGCTTGAGTGTCACTATCCAGGGGTGTATCTGAGAGAACAGCTGTGTAAGCCACAATGGGAGGCTTCTGTATTGGGGACGGCTCTAGGACCATGGTTTGGGTCGGTAAAGTAGCCGTATTGTTGACATCGGAGGGATCATACACCAGTGCTGCTGGCTGCTCTAGTACTACTGTGACTGTGTCAGGTGTAGGGTCAGTCACGGCGATCACAGGACTGGGATTGGTCACTGCGATGACCGGTGGGGGAATCGTCACCGACATCACAGGTCCGGCTGCGATGACCGGTGGGGGAATTGTCACCGACATCACAGGTCCCGCAGGATTCATCTCTACAATGGTCTCGATGGTGTCTCTGACTGCCTCCTGCTCGCAGTCAGCACCCTGGGATAAAAAAGCATTTTCTGGTTCAGTCTGACCTTCCACTGAACAATTTTGTTCTGTATCATACACAGTGTTTCCTTCACCTTCATTGTTACAGATATTAGCCTCAAATGAAAAACCATTTGCTCCTGATGAGTTGGAGGCAGTGTCAGGGGCCTCAGCGGAGGATGGAACCTCAACTATGGGGCTAATTGGCTGGTGTTGTGACGAATGCATGAAGGTGCTGGGTGTGAAGGATTGGCTCAGTAACAGCTTTAGAGGATCATCCTCCAACTTCTTTTCCTTCTTGTCCACAGGAACCTTCTCTGGTTCTGACCATGACCTCTCGGCCACCTCCACTTTGAGATCTTGTACTGGCCCCTTGACTGGTTCTTCTGGTTTCTGCTGATGAATTAGTTCTGACTTGGACCTATCCACAGATAGAGGCTTAGCCAGTGCCAATTTGAGGAGTTGGTATGCTGAAAGGGGTTTTTCTTCCCTCTTAGGGGCCGGTTCCACCTCAGGTTCTTCTTCATGCGAAACATACCCAGACTTCCTACGATCACCTCCTCCCCGTTCTCTCCGTCGACGTTGGAGACGTTCAGCCACTGTCTCCTCCGGGTCAAATCCAGGGGATTCGCCTCGCTCAGACATGGATGCTTTCCTGCTAGTGGACTCATCAAAGCTGTCAAAGCTAGCTGGCTTTTCTATCTTGTGATGTGTACCTGATCCCTCCTTATTCCTGTCCTCAGATCCAAACATCTGACGCCAGGTTCTAATGGCAGACCCTTTTTCCATCCTAGACGGAGATGTGGGTTTGACTTGTAATCTTTCGGGGGATGGCTGCTGTTGTTCAGAAACCTTCTCCTCTTCCTCTGCTGGTGGTTCTTCCATTTTCTCCTCCTCCATCTTCTCTCGCCATGACTTCCTCCGAGTGTAGGCATCGTATAATGCTGGTTGTTCCTCCGTCATTGCTGCTGCCTCTTGTTCCTTCTTGGGTTTTGCCAATTTAAGATGCTCAGGTTCTGCGACCTCTAACTCCTTCTTCTGTCTCCATGCCTTGATACTGAGCACCTCTGGCTCAGCAGCCTTATCCACCTTCACATTTTGCTCTGCCGGTGGATTCGAGACATCATCTTCCTTCTTGGATTTATCAGTGTCATTCGCCATTTCCATCTCGAGTTTGAGACGCCAGGATCTTGGTTTGTTGGGATCCTTTGGAGGAGACATTTTTGCTTGTGCTTCTGCAGCTTTCCTTTTCCTTTCTTTGTATGTAACATATCCGCTGGTTTTCCCTACTTGATCCTTTTTTGGAGTGGTCTCTTTCTTTGGAACCACATCTGGTTGCATCTTTTTCGGAGAGGTCTCTTTCTCTGGAACCACATCTTGAAGTTTTCCGTCTATTTCTGGAATATTTTCTGTGTTCTGTGCTACTTCTCGACTAGAACTCAAATCGCTATGGTTTTCTTCTCCATGATTGATCTCTCCTGAATCTTCCCGTGATTTGGCAGCCGATCTTGACCTGCGCTCAGAGCTTTCCCTTTGTGATCCATTGGTTGGGACTGTTAGCTCTGCCATTTTGCCATCTTCTTCAGgggattttttcttttctgcTCGGTTATCCAGAGGAAGGCGATCTGCGTAATATTTCCGGCAGGGAGCAAAAAAGGGATGGTTCATTGCCTCTCGTAAAGTGATACGTTCCTCAGGTATATACTCAAGCATCATCTCAGTCAGTTCAATCAGCTGCCGATGTTCCGGCCCCTTGTCTCTTAAATAATGctgaaaaacaatacaatacaatatataccacaggaaaATTTGGcctttatatttgaaatttacaaaatcttttttttcacatatgattttttaaattataattctaGCTCTTTtcaataacttaaatatttgtaagatttgaatacattttaaatctTAAAGTAGATATTCATcaagtaatgaaatatttcaacttTGTCTagatctttaaaaaaaatattttagtgaTAATACAGCTTTCAAAATATCCATATGAAACTTCCTTTTTAATAAAATCACTGCATATTGGTACCTCTTGTAATCAAAATCATATTAACTTTCCTCCTAAACTTCTGAGATAAAACCTGATTGCCCCAATCACATCATGATAGTGTTCAAAGTCAAAGAACTTCATAAAACAGAACTTCGGAAATCTTCAGGAAAAACTTTTAGTGTATGCTATAAATTTAACACCctgttgtgtataaacaacTTTGTCACAGCGAATACCGTAAATTTGCGTGTAAAGTGCCCAGGTatgtttttgaggttcattttctgaagaaaataagaaaaaaaatagcttgagtttttttttaaaatctatgTTTAACTTTAACTGCAAGGTAACTGAATACTCCGGCATAAGTCGATACATGTCCATAATTTACAATGTCACCTGATGAatatatatcgtatgtatgCTGTAAAAATCTGATTGGCCGAAAGGCCAAaggaataaatgaattgaattgaattgtaatttatcaaagctacattacaatatttaattggaatcaccggtCAGATCTGACACATTGTATTGATCGGTTGTTTACATTACACCGTGAtaggcctagtcagcttgcaaatttGAGCGGTCCCATCTACGAtgtttgtacaaacaaaataatttgtcctaccctcaattaccttgtgattttcacgcTTGTACAGCTTccataaataaacaagttgaacaTCATCAGTTTCTGGCAAAGCTCTGGATTCTTAAGGTGATTTATTCagaaatatgaattaaataagtactgatatatcatttcaagtttcgtttgatgttaattgagcCATTGTACATCATATTGAACCTGAATACGACAACTTAATCAAGCGAGAGTGTATGTGTGCGGAACATGTGGTTTGTGATCGGCAAAGATAAATCCTACTGAATTGCTGATAAATAGATATACAGTTCAATTTCAAGGAATTGAACATCAAAAtaactatatttttttcttgattaTTTGTTCAGTATTTACTTACTAAATGCATTATATATTTAagtattaaatcattatcatgTTGTTAAATGAAACGACAATACTAGATCTTAAATCACATTCATGAAATCTATACATCTGAATGGCAAAGGCTTGTTCATGCGCATAGTGCCCAGTGGACATTTTCActtgtcaatattttttaaaagtgtgcactatacacacatatttacggtaattttttttttttttttacctcagAGTTTTTGTAAGATATTGGATATAAAGTTATGTGTGTGTTGTCAAAATAATCAAGGTTGGTTTAAAGGAGACTTACTTCAATATCATTTCTGTTAATTTCTGCGAGATTTATGGAAAGTAATCATGACTTTGAACAGAAACACCATCTGATTGAATGTACAACACATTATTAGTGACCACCACTAACTCGGGTACATCCCCAATTAGTTGTTGTCATGGAGTCAGATACTAACCTTGGAATGTGAACACTCCATCTACATATACTATTATTAGTGTTACTTCGAGACGATAAAAACACATGCCTTCTCGTTCATCTACAGAATCAAGAAAATAACCTTCAACGATGCACATATATCATTCCGGTCCAATGCAGAATTAGTAGGCATGCCAGCATAGCAAAATCGCCGAGGAGAAACACCCGCACACAATATCACACAGCATCCAAGTCCTTGGGCATAGTCTTCTGGGTGTTTTAACACTGTAGGAACTCGTAACTGGCACAGAGCTGCTTCAAGGAAAAGCTCAATGAATATTGGCAAAGTAAACCTTTGTGACTACACACAGGAACTATTTCCATAAGtgttttacatttatatcaaaatgtttgtcatctgatataaatgattaaaaCCTTGTGGATCAAAATATTTGCCAAGAatcttttaattttcaaaagcCGTGCCAAAATTCTCAACTGAAGCACAACtttgatttttcaaaaataaaaatttcaaacCATTCACCAACCAATGAATCAATTAAACGGAAAGGCACACAACATTCAAAGGGAGAGAACTCCTGGGTGATGTCGTTCCAACTGTTAGTATGTGGAAGAGTTCTTTTTTGTGCACAAGAACAAAGGTGATTTAAAATTCTAGCTCAACCTGCATATAGAAAACGCCCGTCCTATATTATCAGGGCCCCCCTAGACAATCCCTTGGTATAACATTTTTCTTCTGAATTCAGAAAGATTCGTTTAGGAAATTGTTTGAATCCTTGTAGCCATGGATCCACAGAGGTATTTAACACAATCAGGATGATTTATGTTTGCAACACACGATTACAGATTTAATATTGTTGAAATATGGTCATGTAAATGGGGTGATTTGTACTGGAGAGGTTGGAACACAACAAACACTTTTTACCTTCTACCGAATCGAATACATTTAGGTCAACATTAATTATGTCACAAAAAAGTGATTTCGGGTACATAATTATAGACTGGTCCAGTTTAATGACAACACAAAAACTGGAGGTCAAGGTAAAGTGAACCATTTATATCACTGACGAGGTCAAGGTAAAGTGAACCATTTATATCACTGGCGAGGTCAAGAGGTCAAGGTAAAGTGAACCATTTATATCACTGACGAGATCAAGAGGTCAAGGTAAAGTGAACCATTTATATCACTGGCGAGGTCAAGAGGTCAAGGTAAAGTGAACCATTTATATCACTGACGAGGTCAAGAGGTCAAGGTAAAGTGAACCATTTATATCACTGACGAGGTCAAGAGGTCAAGGTAAAGTGAACCATTCATATCACTGACGAGATCAAGAGGTCAAGGTAAAGTGAACCATTTATATCACTGGCGAGGTCAAGAGGTCAAGGTAAAGTGAACCATTTATATCACTGACGAGGTCAAGAGGTCAAGGTAAAGTGAACCATTTAAATCACTGATGAGGTCAAGAGGTCAAGGTAAAGTGAACCATTTAAATCACTGACGAGGTCAAGAGGTCAAGGTAAAGTGAACCATTTAAATCACTGATGAGGTCAAGAGGTCAAGGTAAAGTGAACCATTTAAATCACTGACGAGGTCAAGAGGTCAAGGTTAAGTGAACCATTTAAATCACTGACGAGGGTAATAGTGTCACCTTCTCATTTTCCTTTGAAAAAAAGTTTCTCCGTTTCATTTTTCCATGAAGaagtttctttgttttgtttatcatttcattaATGATCTAACAATTTCTTGATATCAAATATGTGGTAACAGTACATAGCTTAAAATTCACAAATAGGAAATTCCAAAATGGCAGTGACTACACAAATCTAATAGAATAATCAGATCTGTACACAGTATTCTGTAAAATATTAACATCAAGATCTGTCCTGAATGGAATCCAGAACAGATAGTACAGTACTGAGGGAATGGACCCCTAGTTATAGAACAAAGAATGCTTTCAATTAACACAAGACTTTTTGATCAAAAGTCTCATAAATAAGACGATGCTACAAAGTTCTACAGGTGaaaataactaaatatatatatacgtgtatatattatatatatatctttaccTTTGCATGACCAAAGAGGTATGAATTGTTGGtgtgtacatatttatataccataGACATGCATACGCCAAAAAGTGTCGATAACAAAATCTATAACTCATAAATCCTCCACACTGAACGGAAATATATTCAACAGGTTTTAACAGAAAATAATTGTAGTGTGTATACTACAAAGACTATATTGAAAAgcaaaaacatgatattaatgCATACAATATTGTCTTATATGGTTTAAAGCTATATCTGACTCGTGTATCAAAACTGAATATTAAATTTCTTAAGACATTCAGATTTTTGATAGGCAATACGTATTTATAGCAAAACCAAATTGGGGggcaaaatttgaaaatttaggAAGAATTAACAGCATTTACCCTGGAATACCAGATTAACTTGGTAATTCATTTCTATTTTCACTGTCAAACcaattacataaaataaatatacaagaaTTCGGAAAAATTACGAAAAATATATTGATCAattgatttgtattgtttttgaaatttgttcaattgatttgtattgtttttgaaatttgttAGTCTATTTTAATGAGAAAACTTTGCGCTAAATAAGATGTTTAATATGGAGAAAAGAGGCATTagaatatatatgataaacatgtatagTTGGCAGTATTGTCTCTACAGCCGACAAACCATATCATGGGGACAATAATTAAAGAAAGCAATTTTCTATCATTACTGTAGATGTTTTTAATACAGGTTTGATTTTAAATGTCAGGTAACATCTACAGTACAGTGCGGAGAATCATCACAAAAGTGTTCCATCTAAAATATGCATTTTTGCTTAAGGACTATGAAATTTTGATGACAAGGTTATGGGGTGTTGCCTCGGAAACGGTGGGTGTCCTTACCTCCAAGGGTTTGCAGCTTTCCCTGACGTACCGCCCTGATGAACTTTTCGAATCCCAGTCTAAACGCCCCTTGTAGAAATACTTGGACTTCCTTAAGAGGGGTAACAAAAATAGAGCTTGGTGAGAGACAATACAGGCTCACATGCTCCGGTAGACACCATCCAGGTCCAACTACTAC
Protein-coding regions in this window:
- the LOC117316509 gene encoding STE20-like serine/threonine-protein kinase isoform X2, whose protein sequence is MRVDGLSQAGITEWAAMPTTQTLSGASSSSGLNGSLTNNYSYSSYKHDNDYQNIADESEAGPRVVDDEEGHLIYQPGDVLQARYEIVSTLGEGTFGKVVEVKDMQRNGERLALKIIKNIEKYREAAKLEINVLEKLRAKDPDGQFLCVNTIEWFDYHGHVCIAFEMLGLSVFDFLKDNHYIPYPIEHVRHMAYQLCYAVNFLHENQLTHTDLKPENILFVNSEADVSFNARKKRDEFAVKNTDIRLIDFGSATFDHEHHSTIVSTRHYRAPEVILELGWSQPCDVWSVGCIIFELYTGYTLFQTHDNKEHLAMMERILGSLPYRMVKKTKTNNFWHGRLEWDHTSSAGRYVRENCRPLYHYLRDKGPEHRQLIELTEMMLEYIPEERITLREAMNHPFFAPCRKYYADRLPLDNRAEKKKSPEEDGKMAELTVPTNGSQRESSERRSRSAAKSREDSGEINHGEENHSDLSSSREVAQNTENIPEIDGKLQDVVPEKETSPKKMQPDVVPKKETTPKKDQVGKTSGYVTYKERKRKAAEAQAKMSPPKDPNKPRSWRLKLEMEMANDTDKSKKEDDVSNPPAEQNVKVDKAAEPEVLSIKAWRQKKELEVAEPEHLKLAKPKKEQEAAAMTEEQPALYDAYTRRKSWREKMEEEKMEEPPAEEEEKVSEQQQPSPERLQVKPTSPSRMEKGSAIRTWRQMFGSEDRNKEGSGTHHKIEKPASFDSFDESTSRKASMSERGESPGFDPEETVAERLQRRRRERGGGDRRKSGYVSHEEEPEVEPAPKREEKPLSAYQLLKLALAKPLSVDRSKSELIHQQKPEEPVKGPVQDLKVEVAERSWSEPEKVPVDKKEKKLEDDPLKLLLSQSFTPSTFMHSSQHQPISPIVEVPSSAEAPDTASNSSGANGFSFEANICNNEGEGNTVYDTEQNCSVEGQTEPENAFLSQGADCEQEAVRDTIETIVEMNPAGPVMSVTIPPPVIAAGPVMSVTIPPPVIAVTNPSPVIAVTDPTPDTVTVVLEQPAALVYDPSDVNNTATLPTQTMVLEPSPIQKPPIVAYTAVLSDTPLDSDTQAKVEEAQKKAQKKIATKRGHRKRSKKQAPSSSSEQCFLSEVGLDPDPDPNAKENKLVLHEPSRVHASPLPSGIAVSSIFTGKAPTSPVTSDLNSPTFADSVQNIRRTNSGSEHSGIDGAINCVSAILPASCDNTVERDPVFAAQASDGGQQSNPSNGTETV
- the LOC117316509 gene encoding STE20-like serine/threonine-protein kinase isoform X1, producing the protein MDVLAGFVSRCASKFKLDFLWDNRYRKPQTTMPRSTRRRNRSRSRDSSFEYKRRRGDYYEDSRHRRSRSRSRSGDRRRRDRDHYHDYQDSYRDRSYTPERDRWDYQNHSRSRISRHYDESDHGSHYRSRDNSHHNRNRPHRRRRRRSYRHHRHTTFSSDSSKDESEAGPRVVDDEEGHLIYQPGDVLQARYEIVSTLGEGTFGKVVEVKDMQRNGERLALKIIKNIEKYREAAKLEINVLEKLRAKDPDGQFLCVNTIEWFDYHGHVCIAFEMLGLSVFDFLKDNHYIPYPIEHVRHMAYQLCYAVNFLHENQLTHTDLKPENILFVNSEADVSFNARKKRDEFAVKNTDIRLIDFGSATFDHEHHSTIVSTRHYRAPEVILELGWSQPCDVWSVGCIIFELYTGYTLFQTHDNKEHLAMMERILGSLPYRMVKKTKTNNFWHGRLEWDHTSSAGRYVRENCRPLYHYLRDKGPEHRQLIELTEMMLEYIPEERITLREAMNHPFFAPCRKYYADRLPLDNRAEKKKSPEEDGKMAELTVPTNGSQRESSERRSRSAAKSREDSGEINHGEENHSDLSSSREVAQNTENIPEIDGKLQDVVPEKETSPKKMQPDVVPKKETTPKKDQVGKTSGYVTYKERKRKAAEAQAKMSPPKDPNKPRSWRLKLEMEMANDTDKSKKEDDVSNPPAEQNVKVDKAAEPEVLSIKAWRQKKELEVAEPEHLKLAKPKKEQEAAAMTEEQPALYDAYTRRKSWREKMEEEKMEEPPAEEEEKVSEQQQPSPERLQVKPTSPSRMEKGSAIRTWRQMFGSEDRNKEGSGTHHKIEKPASFDSFDESTSRKASMSERGESPGFDPEETVAERLQRRRRERGGGDRRKSGYVSHEEEPEVEPAPKREEKPLSAYQLLKLALAKPLSVDRSKSELIHQQKPEEPVKGPVQDLKVEVAERSWSEPEKVPVDKKEKKLEDDPLKLLLSQSFTPSTFMHSSQHQPISPIVEVPSSAEAPDTASNSSGANGFSFEANICNNEGEGNTVYDTEQNCSVEGQTEPENAFLSQGADCEQEAVRDTIETIVEMNPAGPVMSVTIPPPVIAAGPVMSVTIPPPVIAVTNPSPVIAVTDPTPDTVTVVLEQPAALVYDPSDVNNTATLPTQTMVLEPSPIQKPPIVAYTAVLSDTPLDSDTQAKVEEAQKKAQKKIATKRGHRKRSKKQAPSSSSEQCFLSEVGLDPDPDPNAKENKLVLHEPSRVHASPLPSGIAVSSIFTGKAPTSPVTSDLNSPTFADSVQNIRRTNSGSEHSGIDGAINCVSAILPASCDNTVERDPVFAAQASDGGQQSNPSNGTETV
- the LOC117316509 gene encoding STE20-like serine/threonine-protein kinase isoform X3, whose amino-acid sequence is MQRNGERLALKIIKNIEKYREAAKLEINVLEKLRAKDPDGQFLCVNTIEWFDYHGHVCIAFEMLGLSVFDFLKDNHYIPYPIEHVRHMAYQLCYAVNFLHENQLTHTDLKPENILFVNSEADVSFNARKKRDEFAVKNTDIRLIDFGSATFDHEHHSTIVSTRHYRAPEVILELGWSQPCDVWSVGCIIFELYTGYTLFQTHDNKEHLAMMERILGSLPYRMVKKTKTNNFWHGRLEWDHTSSAGRYVRENCRPLYHYLRDKGPEHRQLIELTEMMLEYIPEERITLREAMNHPFFAPCRKYYADRLPLDNRAEKKKSPEEDGKMAELTVPTNGSQRESSERRSRSAAKSREDSGEINHGEENHSDLSSSREVAQNTENIPEIDGKLQDVVPEKETSPKKMQPDVVPKKETTPKKDQVGKTSGYVTYKERKRKAAEAQAKMSPPKDPNKPRSWRLKLEMEMANDTDKSKKEDDVSNPPAEQNVKVDKAAEPEVLSIKAWRQKKELEVAEPEHLKLAKPKKEQEAAAMTEEQPALYDAYTRRKSWREKMEEEKMEEPPAEEEEKVSEQQQPSPERLQVKPTSPSRMEKGSAIRTWRQMFGSEDRNKEGSGTHHKIEKPASFDSFDESTSRKASMSERGESPGFDPEETVAERLQRRRRERGGGDRRKSGYVSHEEEPEVEPAPKREEKPLSAYQLLKLALAKPLSVDRSKSELIHQQKPEEPVKGPVQDLKVEVAERSWSEPEKVPVDKKEKKLEDDPLKLLLSQSFTPSTFMHSSQHQPISPIVEVPSSAEAPDTASNSSGANGFSFEANICNNEGEGNTVYDTEQNCSVEGQTEPENAFLSQGADCEQEAVRDTIETIVEMNPAGPVMSVTIPPPVIAAGPVMSVTIPPPVIAVTNPSPVIAVTDPTPDTVTVVLEQPAALVYDPSDVNNTATLPTQTMVLEPSPIQKPPIVAYTAVLSDTPLDSDTQAKVEEAQKKAQKKIATKRGHRKRSKKQAPSSSSEQCFLSEVGLDPDPDPNAKENKLVLHEPSRVHASPLPSGIAVSSIFTGKAPTSPVTSDLNSPTFADSVQNIRRTNSGSEHSGIDGAINCVSAILPASCDNTVERDPVFAAQASDGGQQSNPSNGTETV